From Xyrauchen texanus isolate HMW12.3.18 chromosome 12, RBS_HiC_50CHRs, whole genome shotgun sequence, one genomic window encodes:
- the LOC127652359 gene encoding modulator of macroautophagy TMEM150B-like: MWAWALLPVTLAVFGTVGFWVVYGMAVSNNTVNITEEFPYISTCGSYNPQSCLFSQVCNICSVLALWIVSIRFQQVRDLGCASPTNTASLVLGFISSIGISVLGNFQQSVVMWAHLLGALLAFFLGLAYFWVQAWLTYRTQPSNDRKWVGPLRILLCCLCTVLVICMGVFHKIGYRSEAAFSEWALVTCFFALFGIFAAEFRHIDFHKLTVQKEGLKTDNNNTNSVWTLQEFH, translated from the exons ATGTGGGCGTGGGCATTACTACCTGTCACCCTGGCGGTGTTTGGGACTGTTGGTTTTTGGGTAGT CTATGGCATGGCTGTGTCCAATAACACAGTTAATATAACTGAAGAATTTCCTTATATCAG TACGTGTGGCTCTTACAACCCCCAAAGCTGCCTGTTTTCTCAGGTCTGCAACATTTGCAGTGTTCTGG CTCTGTGGATTGTCTCAATCAGATTTCAGCAGGTACGGGATTTGGGCTGTGCGTCTCCTACAAACACTGCCAGTCTGGTGCTTGGTTTCATCTCTAGTATTGGCATTTCTGTTCTCGGAAACTTCCAG CAATCAGTGGTGATGTGGGCTCACCTGCTTGGTGCACTCCTGGCCTTCTTCCTGGGTTTGGCATATTTTTGGGTCCAGGCGTGGCTTACATACCGCACCCAACCGTCAAATGACCGGAAGTGGGTGGGGCCACTGCGCATCCTCCTCTGCTGCCTGTGCACAGTCTTGGTCATCTGCA TGGGCGTTTTCCACAAAATAGGGTACCGTTCTGAGGCTGCTTTTAGTGAGTGGGCTCTGGTCACGTGCTTCTTTGCACTTTTTGGGATTTTTGCTGCCGAATTCAGACACATTGACTTCCACAAGCTCACCGTACAGAAGGAGGGACTGAAAACAGATAATAATAACACCAATAGTGTGTGGACTCTGCAGGAGTTTCACTGA